The Nitrospirota bacterium genome contains the following window.
GCTCGGGAATCATGATGTTGCTGTGCATCGTCTCGGCATCGGCATGGCGTTCCGAGAGCCAGTTCGAGACCTGGCCGGCCTTGAGTTCGCTGATGGCCTGGAGCCGCGCGACCTCCCTGTTCTTCTGCTGACGCACGGCGTAACAGACCCCGCCGGCTCCCGCCGCGATGATAACAACGGCCAGGAGGGAGACCGGGAGGAGCAAGGGTTTGACATCGGAACCGATGAAGAGTCCGGAGGAAATCGCCCGCCCCTGATCTTCGATACACAGCGCCCTCGCCCCCCTGAACTCCGGCGGGCTTGCAGGCGATTCTCTCCCGCCGGCATCCAGACGGCGCGCGAAGCGCCTCATCAGAACAAAGAGCAGCAGCGACGTGACCACAACGAAGGCCCAGCCCTTGAGCATGCTGACGGTCGTCATCAGCCCGGGATCGGCGATAACGAGGCCAAGCAGGGTGTCGGACGCAAAGATCCATGCCGCTGCAAACACCGCGTACAGCAGCACGCTCCGCACGATGGCAAAGGTAGTGGCTTTATCCAGGCCTTTCTTATTCAACGGCGGCATGATACTCCTCACGCGGGGCGGATCAGGATACCCTATGGTCTTTTTCGGGCGCAGGATAATCTCACGTTCAGCATCGAGCGATAGAGCTAGGGAAGGGTTTAACCTGGATGAAAAAGCAATGTGCTGCCTGTCCACCCAATAGGATAATAATATCGTACTTCTGGCGGTTTCGCAAGCCGGAATGATGCAAGGGTCGGCAGGCATTGTTTTATGAATATCAGCAATATGAGACCGTTCTCGGCTTGCGAAAAAGTGTCTTAGCCGAGGCGGCCTGACGAACAGGATGTTAGTACGACTTTGGCTCGCATTGACAGCCAATGGGGGGATACATAAATATTACAAAGGTCGGCGGACTTCGGCCCTGGCCCACTGAGTGTGGATGGCAGGAACAGACGGCATTACCTGCCGGACAACCGCAAACGCTTGTTCTCCAGTATCTGCACTCCCGGTGCGGCCTCCCGCGCGGCCCGCACGAGCGCCGCAGCCACTTGGGAAGCCCGCACGGGCGCATACCCTGGCGGCGCGAGCCAGGCGAACCTTTTGGCAAACTCTTCACCGAACCTGCGCTCCTTCCGGTCTCCCAGGAGGAGCGAAGGACGTGCGATCGTGACCGAAGGAAAGCCGAGAGCAATAACCGCTTCTTCGAGCTCGCCTTTGACCCGGTTATAGAAGAAGCGTGAACGGGGATCCGCTCCAAGGGCGCTCACGAGCAGAAAATGGACGGCGCCCGCAGCGCGCGCCGCCCTGGCGATGGCGAGGGGATAGTCGAAGTCAACCCTGCGGAAGGCTTCCGGAGAGCGGGCCTTCGCGATCGTTGTACCGAGAGCGCTGAAGACAAGGTCGACCTTGAACCAATCGGGATGGTCCTTCAGGTCATCGAAGCCAGTCACCAGTTCCCGGACGCACGGCCGTCTGTCCTCCTCCGGCAGCGGCCGCCGCACCAGCGCCCGCACTTCCACGATTTTTTCGTCGTCTGAAATCAGGCGCAGGATCTCGCTGCCAACAAGCCCTGTCGCGCCCGCAAGCAGAGCAACCCGCTGATTAGTCTCCTCACCGCTATTCATAAGTGCACCCCCGTGTACTGGCTGCCTTCCTGCGATAAAGTATAGCTGACTTTCACTTCGGGACAAGGAACGTCACCGTAAAAAAGGCTGCCCGGGTTCCGGGCAGCCTTTTGCTTTTTTCTCACCCTGAGCGAAGTGAGGGTTGCGTCTATGAAAGGGCGGGACCCTTCGCGGAACTCGTCCTGATGCCTTGGATCAAGACCCTTCTCTGTGCTCAGCGTGACATCGCAGAACGTCTCTGCAAGACGCCCGTGGTTCAGAACAGGTAGGTCACCCCGCTCACAGCCTTGTAGGTCTCCCCCAGCTGGGTCCCGTAGAGGTTGTGCAGGACCGCTCGCAGATAGGTAAGCTCCACGATGCTGTCCTCATTATGCTGCGACAGGAAATGCACTACTGATTCGGCGGCTGTTCGGTCAGATCGGTGAAGAGGATTTGGGAATGCTTTGCCTCGGGAAGGACTGCGTCCGCTGTTGCGGAGAAGGGCGTGTGATGCTCGATCCCGGCGCTCAGGAACGGCATGTCGCCGTTCAAGGAGAGGGCAGGGACCGCGGAATGGCACACATCGAGCGTGCCTATCCTCACGCGGTTGTCAGCGACCACGACCTGCAGCGTGAGCGGCGCCGCCGCGAACGCGAGCACGATCGCGGCAAGAACGATGATGGCTTTCCACCGCATGCAGACACTATAAAGATGGCGGCCTGCTGTTGTCAACCTAAAGTTCCAGTTTTATGTACCCGCCATGAAGCGCTGCAGGATGCCATCAGGCGGAGTTCGAGAAGAGCCGGTGGGTCACGCCCCGGCTGACGAGGTACCCTATAACGTCGGAGGGCTTGAAGAACAGCCGCAGCTTCCAGGTGTTCCTGGTCGCAGCGCTGAACACGCGCTCGTCGAGCGTGTCGATGAAACGCAGGATCTCCTCACGCTCCTCGTCGCTGAAATCGAAGGTGCCGGCCTTTTTCTCCTGCCCGGCGGCTCCCCCTTGGGTCAGCCGGGCGGCGATTTCCCGCGCGGCCCCGTAGTAGGACGCGCCCTCGGACAAGTTAAAGAACCGGGGTACGTTCAGCAAGTGGTTCGAGATCTCGCGCACGTCGGGCAGGTCGCCCACGTGATCGAGAGAGACCCCGAGCTTCTCGGTGCAGAGGGCGATCAGGTTCTTCACCAGGAGGTGCGTCTGGCCCTGGGGCGCCCGGTTGATGACGAGCGCCGGGGTGAAGGACTGCTCGATCTCGCCCAGGATCGGCAGGAGGTCCGGGGCCGCGCGCTCCAGCGTCTCCCCGAACCATTCGAGCGTGAACCGTCTGTCGCTGCCCGCGGTCTTCGTCTCGGCCTCGATGATTGCCGCGATGTCCGGGTGGTTCTTGAAGATGTTCTGCATCCTGCGAAAGAGCGCGCCCTTGATAAAGCTGTAGGCGTTCATCACCGCCCCGGGCTCGGGCGCCGTGATCACAACGCCGCGGTCAGAGATGCCGAAGAAGTCGAGGGTGTTGAAGTGGACGCCCGCGCCGAGGTCAATGATGATGTAGTCGGCCGGGAGCGCCCGCAGATGGCGCATGAGCTTGAGCTTTATCCAGTGCGCGGGGCTCGTGATGCCCGGCACGAACTCGGCGCCGCTGATCAGACCGAGGTTCCGCTCCGGCGTCTCGACGACCAGGTTCTCGAGGGAGGGCACCTTGTTCAGGATGAAGTCCGCGATGGTCGGCGTACGGCCGAGGATGCCGAGGTAGGTGTGAAGATTCGCTGCGCCGAGGTCCAGGTCCGCAAGCACCACGCTGCGGCCTTCGCGGGCCAGCGCGGTGCCGAGCGCAATGGAGAGGATGCTCTTCCCCACGCCGCCTTTCCCGCCGCCCACGGAGAAAATGACGCCGCTTTCGTGAGCTTTTTTCATGG
Protein-coding sequences here:
- a CDS encoding NAD(P)H-binding protein, with the protein product MNSGEETNQRVALLAGATGLVGSEILRLISDDEKIVEVRALVRRPLPEEDRRPCVRELVTGFDDLKDHPDWFKVDLVFSALGTTIAKARSPEAFRRVDFDYPLAIARAARAAGAVHFLLVSALGADPRSRFFYNRVKGELEEAVIALGFPSVTIARPSLLLGDRKERRFGEEFAKRFAWLAPPGYAPVRASQVAAALVRAAREAAPGVQILENKRLRLSGR
- a CDS encoding P-loop NTPase, translating into MKKAHESGVIFSVGGGKGGVGKSILSIALGTALAREGRSVVLADLDLGAANLHTYLGILGRTPTIADFILNKVPSLENLVVETPERNLGLISGAEFVPGITSPAHWIKLKLMRHLRALPADYIIIDLGAGVHFNTLDFFGISDRGVVITAPEPGAVMNAYSFIKGALFRRMQNIFKNHPDIAAIIEAETKTAGSDRRFTLEWFGETLERAAPDLLPILGEIEQSFTPALVINRAPQGQTHLLVKNLIALCTEKLGVSLDHVGDLPDVREISNHLLNVPRFFNLSEGASYYGAAREIAARLTQGGAAGQEKKAGTFDFSDEEREEILRFIDTLDERVFSAATRNTWKLRLFFKPSDVIGYLVSRGVTHRLFSNSA